From a region of the Chthonomonas sp. genome:
- the aspS gene encoding aspartate--tRNA ligase, producing MSFTQRTHSCGDIRPTHVGHEIVLNGWAHKVRDLGGVTFVDLRDRSGIVQLVFNPDKFDVRELRNETCLAIRGTVRSRDEATKNPKMTTGEVEVIVDSYDILGPAKPLPFPVSDEDQMRNVNEELRVKYRYLDLRRPSMALKLVLRAAAVRKMRAYLDARDFTEIETPIFTKSTPEGARDYLVPYRLEPGKFYALPQSPQQYKQILMVAGMERYYQIAKCFRDESQRSDRQPEFTQLDLEMSFCTQEDVLQLIEGMTLEVINSIIQEFDLPKDPVQPFIRLTYDESMQRYGCDKPDVRFGLELFDVSGIVAASGFGVFAGAVEVGGKVRGVRFPGGSVLSRKEISALEDFAKEYGAKGMANFAVARDANDGENVLTTPKGRFVRGGCAKFLSGEEQDAILDAAAAEPGDLLCFIADEYSAGNNVLYRLRVEIAERAGLRDKRKLVFSFVLDFPLVEWNPDANRWDSTHHPFTSPKPEDMQYLDSDPGRIRADCYDVVCNGTEWASGSIRIHRPDVQARIFELLGIDAERQQERFGHILEAFQYGAPPHGGIAPGIDRMIMFLLDEENIREVIAFPKVGGGYDPFMDAPSTIDPQQWAELGLRLS from the coding sequence ATGAGCTTCACGCAACGTACCCATTCCTGCGGCGACATCCGACCCACCCATGTCGGTCACGAGATCGTTCTTAACGGCTGGGCGCACAAAGTGCGCGATCTTGGTGGCGTTACATTTGTGGATCTGCGTGACCGCTCCGGCATCGTCCAGCTCGTCTTCAACCCCGACAAGTTCGACGTACGCGAACTCCGCAACGAGACGTGTCTGGCGATACGTGGCACTGTGCGCTCGCGGGACGAAGCGACCAAGAACCCCAAAATGACCACCGGAGAAGTCGAAGTGATCGTCGACTCTTACGACATACTCGGCCCCGCCAAGCCGCTGCCGTTCCCGGTGAGCGACGAAGATCAGATGCGCAACGTAAACGAGGAGCTTCGAGTGAAGTATCGCTACCTCGACTTGCGCCGACCATCGATGGCGCTAAAGTTGGTCTTGCGCGCCGCTGCTGTTCGCAAGATGCGTGCCTACCTTGATGCGCGTGACTTCACCGAGATCGAAACGCCCATCTTCACCAAGTCAACGCCAGAAGGTGCGCGCGACTATCTCGTGCCCTATCGACTTGAGCCAGGCAAGTTCTACGCTCTGCCTCAGAGCCCGCAGCAGTATAAGCAGATTCTCATGGTTGCTGGCATGGAGCGGTACTACCAAATCGCCAAGTGCTTCCGCGACGAATCCCAGCGGTCGGACCGCCAACCCGAATTTACTCAGCTCGATCTTGAGATGTCGTTCTGTACCCAGGAAGACGTTCTCCAACTGATTGAGGGGATGACGCTAGAGGTAATCAACTCGATCATCCAGGAGTTTGACCTACCGAAGGATCCGGTCCAGCCATTCATTCGCCTGACCTATGACGAGTCCATGCAACGATATGGCTGCGACAAGCCGGACGTTCGGTTCGGACTGGAGCTTTTTGATGTCTCCGGGATCGTCGCTGCATCGGGATTTGGTGTCTTCGCGGGCGCGGTTGAAGTGGGCGGCAAGGTACGAGGCGTCCGGTTCCCGGGCGGCAGTGTCCTCAGCCGCAAAGAGATCTCGGCACTGGAAGACTTCGCCAAGGAGTACGGCGCAAAGGGGATGGCGAACTTCGCGGTCGCGCGGGATGCCAACGATGGCGAGAACGTCCTGACGACCCCCAAGGGTCGCTTCGTCCGAGGCGGTTGCGCCAAGTTCCTGAGCGGGGAAGAGCAGGACGCGATCCTGGATGCCGCCGCCGCCGAGCCCGGCGATTTGCTCTGCTTCATTGCCGACGAATACTCGGCGGGAAACAACGTCCTGTACCGCCTGCGAGTCGAGATTGCCGAGCGTGCGGGTCTGCGCGATAAGCGCAAGTTGGTATTCAGCTTCGTACTCGATTTTCCGCTTGTGGAGTGGAATCCCGACGCCAACCGCTGGGACAGTACGCACCATCCATTCACCTCACCCAAGCCCGAAGACATGCAGTACTTGGACTCCGATCCCGGTCGCATCCGTGCCGACTGCTACGACGTCGTGTGCAACGGAACGGAGTGGGCCAGCGGCTCGATCCGAATCCACCGCCCCGATGTCCAAGCGCGCATTTTCGAACTCCTTGGGATTGATGCAGAGCGACAGCAAGAGCGATTTGGGCACATCCTTGAGGCGTTCCAGTACGGTGCGCCCCCGCACGGCGGTATCGCGCCGGGAATTGATCGCATGATCATGTTCCTGCTCGATGAGGAGAACATCCGCGAGGTCATCGCGTTCCCGAAGGTGGGAGGCGGTTACGATCCATTCATGGATGCACCCAGCACCATCGACCCGCAGCAGTGGGCTGAGCTTGGTCTGCGCCTGAGCTAG
- a CDS encoding diguanylate cyclase has product MIGDHKRGACGTVKQSLSPFWLAIALNAVLFVSCFWSPFELTTTETVSTVIDILIGLAVIGGFLKAALRNRYAIPAPARWLLVAVGLFALGNIYFLAYQLKYGREPVISFADMAFLTYYIAVAWAVCTLPQVRTGGTQRIKLLLDSMLCILSLAMFSWFFSIQPILGIATGSWLEQTVLVAYPIGDLVLVSSLILLSIQTASGMVRAVRWPLVVGGIGFFVADYWFAQESLAPGYNRPLVANMGWTLAYVAYGIAAYRAVLFENRAEVTSKASKRLEVSPMHFWYAFVPAAVGWGVYTFMARYGTAEGRSALGITVCLLVLGIVRLIIAVREVKELNRGLHSALTQLSQNEDRMRVVNEELEGRNTELEMMQSSLEASVVELEIQRNQAQSNEQRARDANEELRGMQLEMVEQLRRLEIANEALENMREQIESTNEALAAANQMLLETSQRDGLTGLPNHRRLYEQLEDDLDESHSTGRPLSFLLLDVDHFKSYNDIFGHLAGDEALRMVASVLRDNVRATDVVARYGGEEFAVILRNSTLDGAIEAAERLRSVIEETKFPHRKVTMSIGVVEASQDIMHASTLIDLADQALYAAKHSGRNRVHVFGAPLDADERAA; this is encoded by the coding sequence ATGATTGGGGATCACAAGCGGGGTGCATGCGGCACGGTGAAGCAAAGTCTTTCACCGTTCTGGCTTGCTATTGCCCTCAATGCCGTGCTCTTCGTCTCTTGCTTCTGGTCGCCGTTTGAGCTGACGACTACAGAAACCGTTTCGACGGTGATCGATATTCTCATCGGCCTCGCGGTCATCGGCGGTTTTCTGAAAGCAGCGCTGCGCAACCGCTACGCCATCCCGGCACCGGCCCGGTGGCTGCTGGTCGCGGTGGGATTATTCGCGCTCGGCAACATCTACTTCCTGGCCTACCAGCTGAAGTACGGCAGGGAGCCCGTGATCAGCTTTGCTGACATGGCATTCCTTACCTACTACATCGCAGTAGCCTGGGCGGTCTGCACTTTGCCACAGGTGCGCACAGGCGGTACCCAGCGGATCAAGCTTCTGCTGGACTCGATGCTTTGCATCCTGTCGCTGGCGATGTTCTCCTGGTTCTTCAGCATCCAGCCCATTCTTGGGATCGCGACGGGTTCCTGGCTTGAACAAACAGTTTTGGTCGCCTACCCCATCGGCGACCTAGTTCTCGTCTCGTCGCTGATCTTGCTGAGCATCCAGACGGCTTCCGGCATGGTACGCGCAGTACGATGGCCGCTGGTGGTGGGCGGGATCGGATTCTTCGTCGCTGACTACTGGTTTGCGCAAGAGAGCCTTGCGCCCGGATACAACCGCCCGCTCGTCGCCAACATGGGGTGGACATTGGCGTATGTTGCCTACGGCATTGCTGCTTACCGTGCGGTGCTGTTCGAAAACCGCGCCGAGGTAACTTCCAAGGCGTCGAAGCGACTCGAAGTGTCTCCGATGCACTTTTGGTATGCCTTTGTCCCCGCCGCCGTCGGTTGGGGCGTCTACACGTTCATGGCACGCTATGGCACTGCTGAGGGGCGTAGTGCTCTCGGCATCACGGTGTGCCTCCTCGTGCTCGGAATCGTTCGCTTGATCATTGCCGTGCGAGAAGTGAAGGAGCTCAATCGCGGGTTGCACAGCGCATTGACTCAGCTTTCGCAGAACGAAGACCGGATGCGCGTGGTCAACGAAGAACTCGAAGGACGCAATACCGAACTCGAAATGATGCAGAGCAGCTTGGAGGCTTCGGTGGTGGAGCTTGAGATCCAGCGCAATCAAGCGCAGTCCAACGAACAGCGCGCGCGCGACGCGAACGAGGAGTTGCGCGGAATGCAGCTGGAGATGGTGGAGCAACTGCGGCGATTGGAGATCGCGAACGAGGCGCTTGAGAACATGCGCGAGCAGATCGAGAGCACCAACGAGGCGCTCGCCGCAGCAAACCAAATGCTGCTGGAGACCTCGCAGCGCGATGGACTCACGGGGCTTCCCAATCACCGGCGGCTGTACGAGCAGTTGGAGGATGACCTGGATGAGAGCCATTCCACCGGGAGGCCCCTGTCATTCCTGCTTCTTGACGTGGATCACTTCAAGTCGTACAACGACATCTTCGGGCACTTGGCGGGAGACGAGGCCCTGCGCATGGTGGCATCGGTACTGCGGGACAACGTTCGCGCGACCGACGTGGTTGCACGCTATGGTGGCGAGGAGTTTGCCGTCATTCTCCGCAATTCGACCCTCGACGGTGCGATCGAAGCTGCCGAGCGACTGCGCAGTGTGATTGAGGAGACCAAGTTCCCGCACCGTAAGGTCACCATGAGCATCGGCGTCGTCGAGGCGTCCCAGGACATCATGCATGCCTCGACGCTGATTGACCTGGCAGACCAGGCCCTCTACGCCGCGAAGCACTCGGGCCGCAACCGCGTGCACGTCTTTGGTGCTCCGCTCGACGCAGACGAGCGAGCTGCCTAG
- the nrdR gene encoding transcriptional repressor NrdR produces the protein MKCPYCGYQEQKVLDSRPSREEEAIRRRRECLQCSRRFTTFEQPEKPRLFVVKRSGEREEFSRDKVLMGMVTACRKRPVRHDDLRDAAERIERELFDLCEPEIDSTEIGERVESALLNMDGVAYVRFASVYREFADAGQFNAVVDALRRDQKRLQSTQKQ, from the coding sequence ATGAAGTGTCCGTACTGCGGTTATCAAGAGCAAAAGGTGCTCGATTCGCGCCCCTCCCGGGAGGAGGAGGCAATACGCCGCAGACGTGAGTGTCTGCAATGCAGCCGAAGATTCACGACGTTTGAGCAGCCGGAAAAGCCGCGACTGTTTGTCGTGAAGCGCTCCGGCGAACGTGAAGAGTTCAGCCGTGACAAGGTCCTCATGGGGATGGTCACCGCATGTCGGAAGCGCCCCGTGAGGCACGACGATCTTCGAGATGCAGCGGAGCGCATTGAGCGCGAACTGTTCGATCTTTGCGAGCCCGAAATCGATTCGACAGAAATCGGAGAGCGGGTGGAAAGTGCGCTCCTGAATATGGATGGTGTCGCGTATGTGCGCTTCGCGAGTGTTTACCGCGAATTTGCCGATGCGGGCCAATTTAATGCCGTGGTGGATGCCTTGCGTCGCGATCAGAAGCGACTTCAATCGACCCAGAAACAGTAG